A single genomic interval of Nitrosomonadales bacterium harbors:
- a CDS encoding DUF11 domain-containing protein yields the protein MRISRLLSTANLLVLLCGFSLGAQAADGAIKVKSVAEIEVTMVAKDGKKTVKRASPDKAVPGTEVIFTNTFENTGDKTASDITVENPIPANTEYVGGSAFGKDCVILFSVDGGMHYGYAEDLKIKDEKGNARNALPREYTHIRWTYKGQLAGGKSGEVGFRATIK from the coding sequence ATGCGTATTTCCCGTTTACTGTCCACCGCCAACCTGCTCGTCCTGCTGTGCGGCTTTTCGCTCGGCGCGCAAGCGGCGGATGGTGCCATCAAGGTCAAGAGCGTCGCCGAGATCGAAGTCACAATGGTCGCCAAGGACGGCAAGAAGACCGTCAAGCGCGCCTCTCCCGATAAGGCCGTTCCCGGCACCGAGGTGATCTTCACCAACACCTTCGAGAACACCGGGGACAAGACGGCCAGCGACATCACCGTCGAGAACCCGATCCCGGCCAACACCGAATACGTTGGCGGCAGCGCGTTCGGCAAGGACTGCGTGATCCTGTTCTCCGTGGATGGCGGCATGCATTACGGCTATGCCGAAGACCTGAAGATCAAGGATGAAAAAGGCAACGCGCGCAACGCGCTGCCCAGGGAATACACCCATATCCGCTGGACCTACAAGGGACAGCTGGCTGGCGGCAAATCCGGCGAAGTCGGTTTCCGCGCAACGATCAAATAG
- a CDS encoding DUF11 domain-containing protein, which produces MFGIVTPWTNDNRIGMTRMLRADNRSGHTFRTNLPGLCGFVLFVVSQFGHAATPSGTTISNQASISYTVAASAPLTATSNVASFLVDKKVNVLVAAGTVTSVSAGQSGAVIAFPVTNLGNDPQGIVLAAAPATGNPATGGSAPFTANDFIATGLVAYADSNNNGLYEPLLDTATTIPSLAAGTSQNVFVVGDIPAATPLNQQSVVSLAAAAVEAATMATLVATAGADTAGVDVVFVDSAGMAAGDVARDAMHSAYGAYLADGVNVVLTKSVLSVLDPQGTAVVMPGAVLTYRIAVTVSGTGTVTGLTITDPLPANTSYVQQSIAVNGVARTDAADADNAQLVAVPVPTVSVSLGNVAAPANFVITFRATIN; this is translated from the coding sequence TTGTTTGGAATCGTTACGCCATGGACCAATGACAACCGGATCGGCATGACACGCATGCTGCGTGCTGACAACCGCTCCGGACACACCTTCCGCACAAACCTGCCCGGTCTGTGCGGTTTTGTGCTTTTTGTCGTATCGCAATTCGGTCATGCAGCCACGCCTTCCGGCACCACGATCTCCAACCAGGCCTCGATATCCTACACGGTCGCCGCATCAGCGCCGCTCACCGCAACCAGCAACGTCGCGTCGTTCCTGGTGGACAAGAAAGTCAACGTGCTGGTGGCCGCCGGAACGGTCACCTCCGTGAGCGCCGGACAATCCGGCGCGGTGATCGCCTTCCCGGTCACCAACCTCGGCAACGACCCGCAGGGCATCGTACTGGCCGCCGCACCGGCCACCGGCAATCCGGCAACCGGCGGCAGCGCACCGTTCACCGCCAACGATTTCATCGCGACCGGGCTGGTCGCCTATGCGGACTCCAACAACAACGGCCTCTACGAACCGCTGCTCGATACCGCCACGACCATCCCCAGTCTGGCCGCCGGCACCTCGCAGAACGTGTTCGTCGTCGGCGACATCCCCGCCGCCACCCCGCTCAACCAGCAATCGGTCGTCAGCCTGGCTGCCGCCGCCGTCGAGGCCGCCACAATGGCCACTCTGGTCGCCACGGCAGGCGCGGATACCGCCGGTGTGGACGTGGTGTTCGTCGACAGCGCCGGCATGGCGGCGGGAGATGTCGCGCGCGATGCGATGCATTCCGCATACGGCGCCTACCTTGCCGATGGCGTGAACGTGGTGCTGACCAAGAGCGTGCTCAGCGTGCTCGACCCGCAGGGCACTGCCGTGGTCATGCCCGGCGCCGTGCTGACCTACCGGATCGCGGTAACGGTTTCCGGCACGGGCACCGTTACCGGCCTGACCATCACCGACCCGCTGCCCGCCAATACCAGCTACGTGCAACAAAGCATCGCGGTGAACGGCGTCGCCAGAACCGATGCCGCCGATGCCGACAATGCACAGCTCGTCGCCGTACCCGTACCAACCGTTTCCGTTTCGCTGGGGAATGTTGCCGCCCCGGCGAATTTTGTCATCACCTTTCGCGCAACGATCAACTGA
- a CDS encoding DUF11 domain-containing protein, whose product MLDSLTITTFLTRTVRRAAGKVSGWLAARPARLLLRTSRVQQKAFASVFCLLSSVAFAATPPNTAISNTAAAAYSIGANNFNISSTAAVNTSACIDTGIRIELLQYVPPVRAAQAPAGTVTEPVQPAGYAPGGLTAGPFVALANPILPGNAAATPLPANLLLTPMRDAAGNPITSYAHNEAIFIRVVSFDANLNPGAADRIVVTLTTSGGDSEVLQLTETGASTGTFVGSVSSIFAAIGSAPTPNDGNISITSFNETITGVYNHINCANPAATIASSSSSLVDPYGIVFDSGTGAAINGATVTLVDAVTNLQPAVYCDDGVTVMPQPIISGTPTICDAVVPAGGFRFPLVAAGNYKLVVAPPAGHAFPSAVLPANLPATVGTPAIAPVILGVPGLVPGGSYGGVFTLWGPAVKLDIPVDPGSTTVTIRKTADKAVVGTGEFVPYTLTVTNNSGVVPVAGGLIADHLPPGFRYQKGSAKLNGVAMADPLVSADARTLTFTLNLAPAATASLRYVLQVTPGARTGMAENTAVAAGGITSNTARASVTVREDLFRNKTILIGRVIEGSCDDQADNDAKGLANARVLLQNGAYVLTDSDGRWHIDNLRAGTHVVQLDLDSLPRDYEVVRCEQNSRFAGRMYSQFVNLRGGSLWRADFHVQKKAVIAPRLAQTLDAKPDGGKSTVSLTLVASTEVTGYSATLLLPDAAGYVRGSAKLNGAAIGDPDVAGSALIFRSQARPAAWQDQYQIEVNGAAAGAEIKSMVRFTAPERAAKNLPAAAVTVGDAPSSNGTFAEVAVEAADSKPAKSPQDDDPTRLVERLPYDEAWLSRAQPGNEWLHPLESFHPDLPVVKVAVKHDPKHKPALNVNGEAVSPLLYDGAQANAAQTVSLSTWNAVPVKEGDNRFELVVSDAQGREVSRTVRTIHYALTLDHVEFVPQQSRLIADGKTRPVIAVRFLDKNGVPVRRGISGEFQLNEPYRSWDRRERTERQPLTGDLGGKARYEVKRDGMAMIELEPTTQTGEAILNFQFNDRRTQEVRAWLEPGHRDWVLVGFAEGTAGHKTLSGNVQALKAADTEKQLFDGNKLAFYAKGSIRGDYLLTLAYDTAKDTGNKQLKQTVDPTQYYTLYADATQAGFDAASAARLYVKLERKQFYAMFGDYDTGLSVTELSRYSRTLNGVKSEYKGESAGYNAFASVTSQAYIKDEIAGNGTSGVYRLSRTNLVTNSDKIRIETRDRFQSHVIVSTQNMTRYLDYDIDYALGTLTFREPVATRDANLNPTYIVAEYESADPADKKATFGGRGSFKPSKEAEVGATLVHEGTVGATGNLKGVDASYQIDEKTRLRAEAASTDGNRAGVASSGSAWLGEVQHHEDKWDAKAYVREQAGSFGMGQQAPSEISTRKMGMDGRLKLSDTLQLQGQAYTQENLATKASNSVLEGRVNQRLSDDLDAYYGARTAQDKNAAGTARSNQVIAGASYTMLDRKLALRGAAEVSSGTAGSFTMPNRLLLGADYKMTAQTSLFAEQEFARGGNISANTTRAGLRTQPWSGGEVSASVGSNTSKDAERLYTNLGLVQRWQINEQWQTDFSIDRSQTLRNTAVPLNPNTPLPSGSMTGDYTAAALGAAYHNGAWSGNGRLEIRNAGADHQRNLQLGMQRDLDKGRTLAAGFTMRNADGMLANTRSSDLRFSYAHRPNDSEWVWFDRADYITQFSQGAASSIKGKKLVNNLNANWMPNRRTQVALQYGAKYVLDTIDGTDYAGYTDLFGAEARYDLTQDWDIGVYGSVMRSVNAGVRDYGLGASLGYKVMDNAWLALGYNVRGLNDRDFAGAAYRASGLFVTLRMKVDQDTFGLNKGSEITRPTTTE is encoded by the coding sequence GTGCTTGATAGTTTGACGATCACCACCTTCCTGACCCGCACGGTTCGCCGTGCGGCAGGGAAGGTGTCCGGCTGGTTGGCCGCAAGGCCAGCCCGCCTTTTGCTGCGCACTTCCCGTGTGCAGCAAAAGGCGTTCGCGTCTGTCTTCTGTCTTCTGTCCTCTGTCGCATTCGCGGCGACCCCGCCGAACACGGCGATCAGCAACACCGCCGCCGCGGCCTACAGCATCGGCGCGAACAACTTCAACATTTCCAGCACGGCAGCGGTGAATACCTCCGCGTGTATCGATACCGGCATCAGGATCGAACTGCTGCAATACGTCCCGCCGGTCCGCGCCGCGCAGGCGCCGGCAGGAACCGTGACCGAGCCGGTACAACCTGCCGGCTACGCGCCCGGCGGACTGACTGCCGGGCCGTTCGTCGCGCTGGCCAACCCGATCCTGCCGGGTAATGCCGCCGCCACGCCGTTGCCAGCCAACCTGCTGCTTACCCCGATGAGAGATGCGGCAGGCAATCCGATTACTTCGTACGCGCACAACGAAGCGATCTTTATCCGCGTGGTGAGCTTTGACGCAAACCTCAATCCCGGCGCCGCCGACCGGATCGTGGTGACGCTGACCACTTCCGGCGGCGACAGTGAAGTGCTGCAATTGACCGAGACCGGCGCATCCACAGGCACGTTCGTCGGATCGGTATCCTCGATATTCGCCGCAATCGGCAGCGCACCGACACCCAATGACGGCAATATCAGTATCACGTCGTTCAACGAAACCATCACCGGCGTCTACAACCATATCAATTGCGCCAATCCCGCCGCGACCATCGCCAGTTCCAGCAGCAGTCTGGTCGACCCGTACGGCATCGTGTTCGACTCCGGCACCGGCGCAGCGATCAACGGCGCGACGGTAACCTTGGTCGACGCCGTGACCAACCTGCAACCCGCAGTGTATTGCGACGACGGCGTCACCGTGATGCCGCAACCCATCATCAGCGGCACGCCGACGATCTGCGACGCCGTCGTGCCGGCAGGCGGCTTCCGCTTCCCGCTGGTCGCGGCGGGCAACTATAAACTGGTCGTCGCGCCCCCGGCCGGCCATGCCTTCCCGTCCGCCGTACTGCCCGCCAACCTGCCCGCGACGGTCGGCACGCCGGCCATCGCACCGGTCATCCTTGGCGTCCCAGGCCTGGTTCCGGGCGGTTCCTATGGCGGCGTGTTCACGCTGTGGGGTCCGGCGGTGAAGCTGGACATCCCGGTCGATCCGGGCAGCACCACCGTGACCATCCGCAAGACCGCCGACAAGGCCGTGGTCGGCACCGGAGAGTTCGTGCCGTACACCCTGACCGTCACCAACAACAGCGGTGTCGTGCCGGTGGCCGGCGGGCTGATCGCCGACCACCTGCCGCCCGGCTTCCGCTACCAGAAAGGCTCGGCGAAACTGAACGGCGTCGCGATGGCCGACCCGCTGGTCTCGGCCGACGCGCGCACGCTGACCTTCACGCTGAACCTCGCCCCCGCCGCGACCGCCAGCTTGCGCTATGTGCTGCAAGTGACGCCGGGCGCGCGCACCGGCATGGCGGAGAACACCGCCGTCGCAGCCGGCGGCATCACCTCCAACACCGCGCGCGCCAGCGTGACGGTGCGCGAGGACCTGTTCCGCAACAAGACCATCCTGATCGGACGCGTGATCGAAGGTTCGTGCGACGACCAGGCGGACAACGACGCCAAGGGACTGGCGAATGCGCGTGTGCTGCTGCAGAACGGCGCTTACGTGCTGACCGACAGCGACGGCCGCTGGCACATCGACAACCTGCGCGCCGGCACCCATGTGGTGCAACTCGACCTGGATTCCCTGCCGCGCGATTATGAGGTGGTGCGCTGCGAGCAGAACAGCCGTTTCGCCGGACGCATGTATTCGCAGTTCGTCAACCTGCGCGGCGGCAGCCTGTGGCGTGCCGATTTCCACGTGCAGAAGAAGGCCGTCATCGCCCCGCGCCTGGCGCAGACCCTGGACGCGAAACCGGACGGCGGCAAGTCAACGGTATCGCTGACACTGGTCGCCAGCACCGAAGTGACCGGCTATTCCGCCACCCTGCTCCTGCCCGACGCAGCCGGATATGTGCGCGGCAGCGCAAAACTGAACGGCGCGGCGATCGGCGATCCTGATGTCGCCGGAAGCGCACTGATCTTCCGCAGCCAGGCGCGCCCGGCCGCATGGCAGGACCAGTACCAGATCGAAGTGAACGGTGCGGCAGCAGGAGCCGAGATCAAGTCGATGGTGCGTTTCACCGCGCCGGAACGCGCCGCGAAGAACCTGCCCGCCGCCGCCGTCACGGTGGGCGACGCGCCATCCAGCAACGGGACCTTTGCCGAAGTGGCGGTGGAAGCAGCGGACAGCAAACCCGCCAAGTCCCCGCAGGACGACGACCCGACCCGCCTGGTGGAACGCCTGCCCTACGACGAGGCATGGTTGTCCCGCGCGCAACCCGGCAATGAATGGCTGCACCCGCTGGAAAGCTTCCACCCCGACCTGCCGGTGGTCAAGGTCGCGGTGAAGCACGATCCCAAGCACAAGCCGGCTCTGAACGTGAACGGCGAGGCGGTGAGCCCGCTGCTGTACGACGGCGCACAGGCGAACGCCGCGCAAACCGTGTCGCTCAGCACCTGGAACGCGGTACCGGTAAAGGAAGGCGACAACCGCTTCGAACTGGTCGTCAGCGACGCGCAAGGCAGGGAAGTCAGCCGCACCGTGCGCACCATCCATTACGCGCTGACGCTGGATCACGTCGAATTCGTGCCGCAACAATCGCGCCTGATCGCGGACGGCAAGACCCGCCCGGTGATCGCGGTGCGCTTCCTCGACAAGAACGGCGTGCCGGTACGCCGCGGCATCAGCGGCGAATTCCAGCTCAATGAACCGTACCGTTCCTGGGACCGCCGCGAACGCACCGAGCGCCAGCCACTGACCGGCGACCTGGGCGGCAAGGCGCGCTACGAAGTCAAGCGCGACGGCATGGCGATGATCGAACTGGAGCCGACCACGCAAACCGGCGAGGCCATCCTGAACTTCCAGTTCAACGACCGGCGCACCCAGGAAGTGCGCGCCTGGCTGGAACCCGGACATCGCGACTGGGTGCTGGTCGGTTTCGCCGAAGGCACGGCCGGGCACAAGACCCTGTCCGGCAACGTGCAGGCGCTCAAGGCTGCCGACACCGAAAAACAACTGTTCGACGGCAACAAGCTGGCGTTCTACGCCAAGGGCAGCATCCGCGGCGATTACCTGCTGACGCTGGCGTACGACACCGCGAAGGACACCGGCAACAAGCAGCTCAAGCAGACCGTCGACCCGACCCAGTATTACACGCTGTATGCCGACGCGACCCAGGCGGGCTTTGATGCCGCTTCCGCCGCGCGCCTGTACGTCAAGCTGGAACGCAAGCAGTTCTATGCGATGTTCGGCGATTACGATACCGGCCTGAGCGTCACCGAACTGTCCCGCTACAGCCGCACCCTGAACGGCGTGAAGAGCGAATACAAGGGCGAGAGCGCCGGCTACAACGCGTTCGCCAGCGTCACCTCGCAGGCCTACATCAAGGACGAGATCGCCGGCAACGGCACCTCCGGGGTGTACAGACTGTCGCGCACCAACCTGGTGACCAACTCCGACAAGATCCGCATCGAGACGCGCGACCGCTTCCAGTCGCACGTCATCGTCAGCACGCAGAACATGACGCGATATCTGGATTACGACATCGACTACGCGCTCGGCACGCTGACCTTCCGCGAGCCCGTCGCAACGCGCGACGCCAACCTCAACCCGACCTACATCGTCGCCGAATACGAATCCGCCGATCCTGCCGACAAGAAGGCCACCTTCGGCGGCCGCGGCAGCTTCAAGCCGAGCAAGGAAGCGGAGGTCGGCGCGACGCTGGTGCACGAAGGCACCGTGGGCGCGACCGGCAACCTGAAGGGCGTCGATGCCAGTTACCAGATCGACGAAAAAACCAGGCTGCGCGCCGAGGCCGCCTCCACCGACGGCAACCGCGCCGGTGTCGCATCCAGCGGCAGCGCATGGCTGGGCGAGGTGCAGCACCATGAAGACAAGTGGGACGCCAAGGCCTATGTGCGCGAACAGGCCGGCAGCTTCGGCATGGGACAACAGGCGCCGTCCGAGATCTCCACGCGCAAGATGGGCATGGACGGGCGGCTGAAACTGTCCGACACCCTGCAACTGCAAGGCCAGGCGTACACGCAGGAGAACCTGGCCACCAAGGCCAGCAACAGTGTGCTGGAAGGCCGCGTGAACCAGCGCCTGAGCGACGACCTCGACGCGTACTACGGTGCGCGCACCGCACAGGACAAAAACGCCGCCGGCACGGCGCGGAGCAACCAGGTCATCGCCGGTGCGTCCTACACCATGCTGGACAGGAAGCTGGCGTTGCGCGGCGCGGCCGAGGTCAGTTCCGGCACCGCAGGCAGCTTCACGATGCCGAACCGCCTGCTGCTCGGCGCCGACTACAAGATGACCGCGCAGACCAGCCTGTTCGCCGAACAGGAATTCGCGCGCGGCGGCAACATCTCCGCCAACACCACCCGCGCCGGACTGCGCACCCAGCCGTGGAGCGGCGGCGAAGTATCGGCTTCGGTGGGCAGCAACACCAGCAAGGATGCCGAGCGGCTGTACACCAACCTCGGTCTGGTGCAGCGCTGGCAGATCAACGAACAATGGCAGACCGACTTCAGCATCGACCGCAGCCAGACCCTGCGCAACACCGCCGTGCCGCTGAACCCGAACACTCCGCTGCCGTCCGGCTCGATGACCGGCGACTACACCGCCGCCGCACTCGGCGCGGCCTACCACAACGGCGCATGGAGCGGCAACGGACGCCTCGAGATCCGCAACGCCGGCGCCGACCATCAGCGTAACCTGCAACTCGGCATGCAGCGCGACCTGGACAAGGGCCGCACGCTGGCAGCAGGGTTCACCATGCGCAACGCCGACGGCATGCTGGCCAATACGCGCAGCAGCGACCTGCGCTTCTCCTATGCGCACCGTCCGAACGACAGCGAATGGGTATGGTTCGACCGCGCCGATTACATCACCCAGTTCAGCCAGGGCGCGGCCTCCTCGATCAAGGGCAAGAAACTGGTGAACAACCTGAACGCCAACTGGATGCCGAACCGCCGCACCCAGGTCGCGCTGCAATATGGCGCAAAATACGTGCTGGACACCATCGACGGCACGGACTATGCCGGCTACACCGACCTGTTCGGCGCGGAAGCGCGCTACGACCTGACGCAGGACTGGGACATCGGCGTGTACGGCTCGGTGATGCGCTCGGTGAACGCCGGCGTGCGCGACTACGGCCTGGGCGCGTCGCTCGGCTACAAGGTGATGGACAACGCCTGGCTGGCGCTCGGCTACAACGTGCGCGGCCTGAACGACCGCGACTTCGCCGGCGCCGCCTACCGCGCGAGCGGCCTGTTCGTCACGCTGCGCATGAAGGTGGACCAGGATACATTCGGCTTGAACAAGGGCAGCGAGATCACGCGCCCGACGACTACAGAGTGA
- a CDS encoding peptidylprolyl isomerase yields the protein MLKTGKFAALAILGALMINPAFAEDKSAAMVNGVSIPQSRIDLRVKAAAAQGQADSPDLRKAIREDMINMEVMVQEAAKLGLDRNPEVQQQIELAKQSVLVGAFVQNYAKTHPIGDDQLKDSYDKLKAKLGNKEYNARHILVETEGEARDIIAQLGKKAKFEKLAEKSKDAGSAERGGELGWTVPGNFVPPFANALLNLKKGEYTREPVQSQFGWHVIRLDDVRNLKVPAFEELKPQLQQRLQQQAIQGVITDLRAKARIE from the coding sequence ATGTTGAAAACCGGTAAATTCGCAGCACTGGCAATCCTGGGCGCACTGATGATCAACCCGGCTTTTGCCGAAGACAAATCCGCCGCCATGGTGAACGGCGTCTCGATCCCGCAATCGCGTATCGACCTGCGCGTCAAGGCGGCCGCCGCACAAGGCCAGGCCGACAGCCCCGACCTGCGCAAGGCGATCCGCGAGGACATGATCAACATGGAAGTCATGGTCCAGGAAGCCGCAAAGCTCGGCCTCGACAGAAACCCGGAAGTGCAGCAACAGATCGAACTGGCCAAGCAGTCCGTGTTGGTCGGCGCATTCGTGCAGAACTACGCCAAGACCCACCCGATCGGCGACGATCAGCTCAAGGATTCATACGACAAGCTGAAGGCCAAGCTGGGCAACAAGGAATACAATGCACGCCATATCCTGGTTGAAACCGAAGGAGAAGCCCGGGACATCATCGCGCAACTGGGCAAGAAGGCCAAATTCGAAAAACTGGCTGAAAAATCCAAGGATGCCGGCTCTGCAGAACGCGGCGGTGAATTGGGCTGGACGGTACCGGGCAACTTCGTCCCGCCTTTCGCCAATGCACTGCTCAACCTGAAGAAAGGCGAATACACCAGGGAGCCGGTGCAGTCCCAGTTCGGCTGGCATGTCATCAGGCTGGATGACGTGCGCAACCTGAAAGTCCCCGCGTTCGAGGAACTCAAACCGCAGCTCCAGCAACGTTTGCAGCAGCAGGCCATCCAGGGCGTCATCACCGACCTGCGCGCAAAGGCCAGGATCGAATAA